In Bacillus sp. DX3.1, the following proteins share a genomic window:
- a CDS encoding DUF5105 domain-containing protein — MQLRKFFMLCFVFIFTVTIVNGCSSSQSSTVVKNGKASSSSKNLEIEVENVEYVLPLGGYTGKISKDKVLKFKVSVKNKGDKTLEISPHDFALYQDDEKMKKYDKADSDKLRLTDLEPGKKISGTLHYDVNKASSYELVYSDEATKEREEETEKVSFKIDTKEIEKNTKDFNKPAEALKAYINAIYYDKDIDKINKLSGEDGKQFTQNILQEFKKDATSSTYNEISDQQFESYYKKLKSVLQKKVTFKVKSVSSYPEDDKVEVELKVKPLLLSELQSKLNNENERLLRENPGIERSKLFSQSFDYLISILPEAKASDKEKVIKVEMERYGKDQWRFSKDKVSDAEDIMEIMEEFLKQ; from the coding sequence GTGCAACTTAGAAAGTTTTTTATGCTTTGCTTTGTGTTTATATTTACAGTAACTATTGTGAATGGTTGTAGTTCTTCACAAAGTTCCACAGTCGTAAAAAATGGAAAAGCATCGTCGTCTTCGAAAAATTTGGAAATTGAAGTTGAAAATGTTGAGTACGTATTACCACTGGGTGGATATACGGGGAAAATAAGTAAAGACAAAGTTTTAAAATTTAAAGTGAGTGTAAAAAATAAAGGGGATAAAACGTTAGAGATATCACCCCATGACTTTGCTCTATATCAAGATGATGAAAAAATGAAAAAATATGATAAGGCTGATTCAGATAAATTACGTTTAACAGATTTAGAACCTGGTAAAAAAATATCTGGGACCCTACACTACGATGTGAATAAAGCTTCATCATATGAACTTGTTTATTCCGATGAGGCTACAAAAGAAAGAGAAGAGGAAACAGAAAAAGTTTCTTTTAAAATTGATACGAAAGAAATAGAAAAGAATACAAAAGACTTCAACAAACCAGCTGAAGCTCTAAAAGCCTACATAAATGCTATTTATTATGATAAAGATATAGACAAGATTAATAAGTTATCCGGCGAAGATGGAAAGCAATTTACTCAGAATATACTACAAGAATTTAAAAAAGATGCAACGTCCAGTACGTATAATGAAATTAGTGACCAGCAATTTGAAAGTTATTATAAAAAGTTAAAATCTGTATTGCAGAAAAAAGTTACATTTAAAGTAAAATCAGTAAGTTCTTATCCTGAGGATGATAAAGTGGAAGTAGAATTAAAAGTGAAACCATTATTATTGAGTGAATTGCAGTCAAAATTGAATAACGAAAATGAAAGATTACTAAGAGAAAATCCAGGAATCGAACGGTCTAAATTATTTAGTCAATCGTTTGATTATCTTATATCCATATTGCCAGAAGCGAAGGCTTCAGATAAAGAAAAAGTAATAAAAGTTGAGATGGAGCGATACGGAAAAGACCAATGGCGCTTTTCAAAAGATAAAGTAAGCGATGCAGAGGACATAATGGAAATAATGGAAGAATTTTTAAAACAATAG
- a CDS encoding ankyrin repeat domain-containing protein: MKNKYIETLVEIMLKHVPNAAEKSMLFAFYNGVVTAYNYFHYESTSVFSHGSEGLPYNEIMDNIQRVRDTREPNWTAFVLTVKTDGLYEIDYYDDLNPTLECSSALLWLAYTRYHIEPASDFGKSQLERAIKAESFKKTLNYACMKNDIETVKEKLVNIKPSALNKKGPDRKTPLHIACLNGNIEIVTLLVEAEADLKIKYHGETPFSLACGKGNAEIVKYFIHKGEDVNEIMVGKVTPLHLISCSGNQEIVQYILDRVTNINAVTSRKHSALHYAVEDNNLEAAKVLIDNGIDMELLEEYKRSALSLACDRNKPEMAELLLENGANIHSTGQGKITPLHIACERGFIEVVRVLLKHQPNLHAKATLYSMPNNEKLKETPIETAERLGYEEIVDLLNSNM; encoded by the coding sequence TTGAAAAACAAATATATAGAAACACTTGTTGAAATCATGTTAAAGCATGTACCCAATGCAGCTGAGAAATCGATGTTATTTGCATTTTATAATGGAGTTGTCACGGCATATAATTATTTTCATTATGAATCTACTAGCGTATTCTCACATGGCTCAGAAGGACTTCCATATAATGAAATTATGGACAATATTCAAAGAGTACGCGATACCAGGGAACCAAACTGGACTGCGTTTGTTTTAACTGTCAAAACAGATGGTTTATATGAGATTGATTATTATGATGATTTAAACCCTACTTTAGAGTGCAGTTCTGCATTACTTTGGCTTGCATACACCCGCTATCATATTGAGCCAGCCTCTGATTTTGGTAAATCACAACTAGAGCGCGCTATTAAAGCTGAAAGTTTTAAGAAAACGTTAAACTATGCTTGTATGAAGAATGACATAGAAACAGTTAAAGAAAAATTAGTAAATATTAAACCATCCGCATTAAATAAAAAAGGGCCTGATAGAAAGACACCACTTCACATCGCTTGTCTAAATGGCAATATTGAGATTGTTACATTACTAGTGGAAGCGGAAGCAGATTTGAAGATTAAATATCATGGGGAAACACCTTTTTCCCTAGCATGCGGAAAAGGTAACGCGGAAATTGTAAAATATTTCATTCATAAAGGCGAAGATGTAAATGAAATCATGGTGGGAAAAGTCACGCCTCTTCATTTAATTAGTTGTTCTGGTAATCAAGAAATTGTTCAATATATTTTGGACCGCGTTACCAATATAAATGCGGTGACAAGCAGGAAACATTCAGCGCTCCACTACGCAGTGGAAGATAACAATCTTGAAGCGGCAAAGGTTTTAATAGACAACGGTATTGATATGGAATTATTAGAAGAATACAAAAGGAGTGCACTAAGCCTTGCTTGCGACCGCAATAAACCAGAGATGGCAGAGTTGTTGTTAGAAAATGGGGCTAATATTCATAGTACAGGACAAGGAAAAATCACGCCATTACATATTGCATGTGAACGAGGCTTTATTGAAGTTGTTCGAGTGTTACTAAAACACCAACCGAACTTGCATGCGAAAGCAACATTATACAGTATGCCAAATAATGAAAAATTAAAAGAAACCCCTATCGAAACTGCAGAGCGACTTGGATACGAAGAGATCGTCGACCTGTTGAACTCGAACATGTAA
- a CDS encoding heavy metal-binding domain-containing protein, protein MIVTTTSGIQGKEIIEYVDIVNGEAIMGANIVRDLFASVRDVVGGRSGAYESKLKEARDIAMEEMKQLAKQKGANAIVGIDVDYEVVRDGMLMVAVSGTAVRI, encoded by the coding sequence ATGATTGTAACAACAACTTCTGGAATTCAAGGGAAAGAAATTATTGAGTATGTTGATATTGTAAATGGTGAAGCTATTATGGGTGCAAATATTGTCCGCGATTTATTTGCTTCTGTTCGTGATGTTGTAGGTGGCCGTTCTGGTGCATATGAAAGTAAATTAAAAGAAGCGCGTGATATTGCAATGGAAGAAATGAAACAACTTGCGAAGCAAAAAGGTGCAAATGCAATTGTTGGCATTGATGTAGATTACGAGGTTGTTCGTGACGGAATGTTAATGGTTGCAGTAAGTGGAACTGCCGTACGTATATAA
- a CDS encoding PadR family transcriptional regulator has translation MNSLLNSLTTELRRGTLTLAVLNQLQKPQYGYSLVQLLEQSGINIDQSTLYPLLRRLEKQELVTSSWDTSESRPRKYYVLSEYGLEIFLQLKREWMDNSKKLLEVLKGEEDDESN, from the coding sequence ATGAATAGTTTATTAAATTCATTAACGACAGAGCTTAGGAGAGGAACTTTGACGTTAGCTGTTTTAAATCAATTACAAAAGCCCCAGTACGGATATTCACTTGTTCAATTGTTGGAACAGTCAGGTATTAACATTGATCAAAGTACTTTATATCCATTGCTACGCCGCTTAGAAAAACAGGAGTTAGTAACAAGTAGCTGGGATACCTCTGAGAGTAGACCACGTAAGTACTATGTTCTAAGTGAATATGGTTTAGAGATTTTTTTACAGTTAAAAAGGGAATGGATGGACAATTCTAAAAAACTATTAGAAGTGTTAAAAGGGGAGGAAGATGATGAATCTAATTGA
- a CDS encoding MarR family transcriptional regulator, producing the protein MSHQVFSELDLTSLLSLSFSASINELHDKLSELGFGDIRPVHGFMFKCITPNGATGIELAEYLGITKQAVSKMVDYLEKSGYVIRKAHPTDKRGKIIVLTKKGWLVVQAKEKILTEIEQRWIENIGAERMQMLKEDLTKLVYEANEGKSSSRLRPVW; encoded by the coding sequence ATGAGTCATCAAGTATTTAGTGAATTGGATCTTACGTCACTTTTGTCATTATCCTTTAGCGCATCAATCAATGAACTACATGACAAATTGAGTGAATTGGGATTTGGAGATATTAGACCTGTACATGGTTTTATGTTTAAATGCATCACTCCTAATGGAGCGACAGGTATAGAACTAGCCGAATATTTAGGAATTACAAAGCAAGCTGTGAGTAAAATGGTGGATTATCTTGAGAAAAGTGGTTATGTAATACGCAAAGCTCATCCAACTGATAAGAGAGGGAAAATTATTGTTTTGACCAAAAAAGGTTGGCTAGTAGTGCAAGCAAAAGAGAAGATACTAACTGAAATTGAACAACGTTGGATTGAAAACATAGGCGCTGAACGAATGCAAATGCTCAAGGAAGATTTAACAAAGTTAGTTTATGAAGCAAATGAGGGTAAATCATCATCGAGGTTAAGACCTGTCTGGTAA
- a CDS encoding DUF3238 domain-containing protein → MANIVKIRGSVFAPYAWLEPIKDPTTGKLFEYTGDAREFTPYAVNTMRSRLEQEVIIDFYKKEIFSHANACIVTVKITNPDGSIEYKKGKTSTENIVCTNVVWGTDAVSFKMSASASNPLNTAAPAADYVLTIHVNKSGVAHIEGSHDGFPCYEFYKQTDFGPFELIYTHDFRKTGDTPAALAGEMEYSFKTTI, encoded by the coding sequence ATGGCTAACATCGTGAAAATTAGAGGAAGTGTGTTTGCCCCGTATGCTTGGTTGGAACCTATTAAAGATCCTACAACAGGAAAACTTTTTGAATATACTGGTGATGCACGTGAATTTACACCTTATGCTGTAAACACAATGCGGTCAAGATTAGAGCAAGAAGTAATTATTGATTTTTATAAAAAAGAAATTTTTTCACATGCAAATGCTTGTATCGTAACTGTGAAAATTACAAATCCAGATGGTTCTATCGAGTATAAAAAAGGGAAAACAAGCACAGAAAATATTGTATGCACTAATGTTGTGTGGGGTACTGATGCAGTTTCTTTTAAAATGAGTGCAAGTGCCAGCAATCCTTTAAATACAGCAGCACCTGCAGCTGACTATGTATTAACTATACACGTTAACAAAAGTGGAGTTGCACATATTGAAGGTTCCCATGATGGATTCCCTTGCTATGAATTTTATAAACAAACAGATTTTGGTCCATTTGAATTAATATATACACATGATTTCAGAAAAACTGGTGACACTCCAGCAGCGCTAGCTGGGGAAATGGAATACAGTTTTAAAACGACAATCTAG
- a CDS encoding DUF3238 domain-containing protein: MTNIVKVRASVFIPMSWTEPKKDTQTGNVIQFEGDSREFTPYAVNAMRSRIEQEIVVDFYKKEIFTYANTGITTERITTPDGSVNKRTGKASTENILCTDVVWGSNDVKFQMSASASNPLNVYAPPVDYLLIVHVKKDGTVDIEGAHDGFPCYEFYKEVNFGQFEKIHTHDFRETGDTAEALGGDMEYSFKKIL, translated from the coding sequence ATGACTAATATCGTTAAAGTTAGAGCAAGTGTATTTATTCCAATGTCTTGGACTGAACCTAAGAAGGATACTCAAACAGGAAACGTGATTCAATTCGAAGGTGACTCACGTGAATTTACACCATATGCTGTAAACGCTATGCGTTCCAGAATTGAACAAGAAATAGTTGTAGATTTTTATAAAAAAGAAATTTTCACATATGCGAATACCGGCATAACAACAGAAAGAATCACAACTCCTGATGGTTCCGTTAATAAGAGAACAGGAAAAGCTAGTACGGAAAATATTTTGTGCACTGATGTTGTATGGGGATCAAATGACGTCAAGTTTCAAATGAGTGCAAGTGCTAGCAATCCATTAAATGTATATGCACCTCCCGTTGACTACCTATTAATAGTACATGTCAAAAAAGATGGTACTGTCGATATTGAAGGTGCACATGATGGATTCCCTTGTTATGAATTTTATAAGGAAGTAAATTTTGGTCAGTTTGAGAAAATTCATACACATGACTTCAGAGAAACTGGTGATACAGCTGAAGCTCTAGGTGGAGACATGGAGTATAGTTTTAAAAAGATATTATAA
- a CDS encoding FMN-dependent NADH-azoreductase, whose translation MTTVLFVKANNRPSDQAVSVKLYEAFLASYKESHPNDTVVELNLYNEELPYVGVDMINGTFKASRGFDLAAEEAKAVAVADKYLDQFLAADKVVFGFPLWNLTIPAVLHTYIDYLNRAGKTFKYTPEGPVGLIGNKKIALLNASGGVYSEGPKAPMEMAVKYVASMMGFFGVKDIEKVVIEGHNQFPDKAEEIIAAGLEKAVKVASTF comes from the coding sequence ATGACAACAGTTTTATTTGTAAAAGCAAACAATCGCCCATCAGATCAGGCGGTTAGTGTGAAATTATATGAGGCTTTTTTAGCGAGCTATAAAGAATCACATCCAAATGATACAGTGGTAGAGCTTAATTTATACAATGAGGAATTGCCATATGTAGGAGTAGATATGATTAACGGTACATTTAAGGCTAGTAGAGGATTTGATTTAGCAGCAGAAGAAGCAAAGGCTGTAGCTGTTGCTGATAAATATTTAGATCAATTCCTTGCAGCTGATAAAGTTGTGTTTGGTTTCCCATTATGGAATTTAACAATCCCAGCTGTACTACACACATATATTGATTACTTAAACCGCGCGGGTAAAACATTTAAATATACGCCAGAAGGTCCAGTAGGTCTTATTGGAAATAAGAAAATTGCATTATTAAACGCAAGTGGCGGTGTATATTCTGAAGGACCAAAAGCCCCAATGGAAATGGCTGTTAAATATGTAGCAAGTATGATGGGCTTCTTCGGTGTAAAAGATATAGAGAAAGTAGTAATTGAAGGTCACAACCAATTCCCTGATAAAGCAGAAGAAATTATTGCCGCAGGGCTTGAAAAGGCTGTTAAAGTAGCAAGTACATTCTAA
- a CDS encoding MFS transporter, whose product MERLWTKNYIMLTITALLLFSGFYLLMPTLPMFIKQLGGSESQVGFIIGVFTISAVIFRPIIGGLMDRYGRRVFIISGLLFFAITMYFYDWVTGVIFLVILRILHGISWAVATTSTGTAVTDIIPQSRRGEGMGWYGLAMTLGMALGPILGLWVAKSFSFHYLFLLCTALAIIALIFALGIKIPAVQNTSKKPISFFEKTVLPIAIVTFFLSITFGGITTFLPLFAAKIQVNVGTFFLVYAITLTVIRPLAGKISDKHGEGFIIVPALFTLIVALLVLTMTKGLVGLVITAILYGIGFGSAQPALQVAILRLAPPEKRGVANATFFTAFDLGIGLGAILLGVVSQLMGYQMLFIVCAVSGFVSLLIFILFVKKTLK is encoded by the coding sequence ATGGAACGTTTATGGACAAAAAACTATATAATGCTGACCATTACAGCGTTATTACTATTTAGTGGTTTTTATTTACTAATGCCAACACTACCTATGTTTATTAAGCAATTAGGTGGAAGTGAATCTCAAGTTGGATTTATTATTGGAGTGTTTACAATATCCGCAGTAATTTTTCGTCCTATTATTGGAGGATTAATGGATCGGTATGGTCGACGGGTATTTATAATAAGCGGACTACTATTTTTTGCAATTACAATGTATTTTTATGATTGGGTAACAGGAGTTATATTTTTAGTGATATTACGTATCCTCCATGGAATCAGCTGGGCAGTTGCTACAACTTCGACAGGAACGGCTGTGACTGATATTATTCCACAATCTCGTCGTGGAGAAGGAATGGGATGGTATGGACTTGCAATGACTTTAGGTATGGCTTTAGGACCAATATTAGGTCTTTGGGTAGCAAAATCATTTTCATTTCATTATCTATTTCTTCTATGCACAGCATTAGCAATTATTGCATTAATATTTGCACTTGGTATAAAAATACCAGCAGTTCAAAATACATCAAAAAAACCAATATCATTTTTTGAAAAAACAGTCTTACCAATAGCTATTGTTACATTTTTCCTATCCATTACTTTTGGTGGCATTACAACATTTTTACCACTGTTTGCAGCAAAAATCCAAGTTAATGTTGGTACTTTTTTCTTAGTTTATGCTATCACACTTACAGTAATTAGACCGCTTGCAGGGAAGATATCTGATAAACATGGGGAAGGATTCATTATTGTCCCTGCACTTTTTACACTGATAGTCGCACTATTAGTCCTAACAATGACAAAAGGGCTTGTTGGACTAGTTATTACAGCTATCTTGTACGGAATTGGATTTGGATCAGCACAACCTGCTCTTCAAGTAGCAATTCTACGATTAGCTCCACCAGAGAAAAGAGGAGTAGCGAATGCTACATTTTTTACTGCTTTTGATTTAGGAATTGGTTTAGGTGCTATTCTTCTAGGAGTTGTTTCACAGCTCATGGGATATCAAATGCTATTTATTGTTTGTGCTGTATCTGGGTTTGTTAGTCTGTTAATTTTTATTTTGTTTGTAAAAAAGACGCTAAAATAA
- a CDS encoding 2OG-Fe(II) oxygenase — MFNHIGNTIVTDDREIQIISRLEEPLIVVLANVLSDEECETLIEMSKNKMKRSKIGVSRKINNIRTSSGTFLEESEAVTRIERRIASIMNVPAPHGEGLRILKYTVGQEYKAHYDFFAENSAAANNNRISTLVMYLNHVEEGGETFFPKLNLSVSPKKGMAVYFEYFYQDASLNKLTLHGSEPVIKGEKWVATQWIRRRPLY, encoded by the coding sequence ATTTTTAACCACATTGGAAACACAATTGTAACAGATGATAGAGAAATCCAAATTATTTCAAGATTAGAAGAACCTCTTATTGTCGTGTTAGCAAATGTATTAAGTGATGAAGAGTGTGAAACGTTAATTGAAATGTCTAAAAATAAAATGAAACGTTCTAAAATTGGTGTTTCGCGCAAAATAAATAACATTCGGACGAGTAGTGGTACGTTTTTAGAAGAAAGTGAGGCCGTTACTAGAATCGAAAGACGAATCGCTTCAATCATGAATGTTCCTGCCCCACATGGAGAAGGGTTACGTATTTTAAAGTATACAGTTGGCCAAGAATATAAAGCGCATTATGATTTTTTTGCAGAAAACAGTGCGGCAGCAAATAACAATCGTATTAGTACCCTTGTCATGTACCTAAATCATGTAGAAGAAGGCGGAGAGACTTTCTTTCCAAAACTCAACCTTTCTGTATCTCCGAAAAAAGGAATGGCGGTATATTTCGAATATTTTTATCAGGATGCATCATTAAACAAGCTCACTTTACATGGCAGTGAACCTGTTATCAAAGGTGAAAAATGGGTTGCGACGCAATGGATAAGAAGAAGACCTTTGTATTAA